In Methylococcus geothermalis, one genomic interval encodes:
- a CDS encoding TonB-dependent receptor, whose translation MQARKIITPRRVPKAAAFQDTRYFRGAIQDTRKIWAILCTLGSACPAVGFAHPQPQPPSEAQPQAEPEAQTDARSQTTTPADSKGRPIAKAKAKPKPKKDDDDENDPQLIEEPVSLETVEVVGRETDLIGLTQSASQGVVGQNQFKYRPLLRVGELVEVVPGMLATQHSGTGKANQYFLRGFNLDHGTDFATWVDGVPMNLPTNAHGQGYMDLNSIIPELVDRVEYGKGPYYAEMGDFSAAGYAYMHTKHRLPQGFVNFTGGEYNYYRTVAANSNELGPGDLLYAASVNFYDGPWQRPMDLNQFNGMLRYTIDKQDWGLSVIAKGYNSRWYATNQIPEALVLANQLDLYGTMNRSDGGNTNRYSLSTNLWSRGESSKSEVNLYAAYYDLDLYSDFTYFLEHPQQGDQILQGEHRVYYGGTASQTWFNKLFDTPMENSLGLQIRHDQIGGLELANTQWREVFNIVSRNNVSETSIGMYFKNETFWMEKFKTIAGLRNDIFVFNVDSQLTPLNSGNRNSSMVSPKLSMVFGPWVDTEFFVNMGYGFHSNDARGAVESVNPTNGDPVHAVTPMVRSKGAEIGARSQYIPGLNSTLAFWFLHTASELVFTGDAGTTEPTGPGNRYGVEWANYYQATDWLTLDADLAFTKSYYTDLPSGDNSIPNSVGNVITSGATVQMPYGFWSTLRLRHFSNVPLNEAGTVFLGDTTLVNFGLGWQEENIKLTLDLFNIFDSRANDIAYYYQYRLQNQPPEGVEGKLIHPVEPRMLRGSITISF comes from the coding sequence ATGCAAGCAAGAAAAATCATCACTCCGCGCCGCGTGCCAAAGGCCGCCGCATTTCAGGACACCCGCTATTTCCGCGGTGCGATCCAGGATACCCGCAAGATCTGGGCGATTCTGTGTACGCTGGGCTCCGCCTGCCCTGCCGTCGGTTTCGCCCATCCGCAGCCGCAACCCCCGTCCGAAGCACAGCCACAGGCCGAACCGGAGGCCCAGACCGACGCCCGGTCACAAACCACGACTCCTGCCGATTCGAAGGGAAGGCCTATAGCTAAGGCAAAGGCAAAGCCAAAACCGAAGAAAGACGACGACGACGAAAACGACCCGCAGCTCATCGAAGAACCGGTCAGCCTGGAAACGGTGGAAGTGGTCGGACGCGAAACCGACCTGATCGGTTTGACGCAATCGGCCTCCCAAGGCGTGGTAGGCCAGAACCAGTTCAAGTACCGGCCCCTGCTGCGTGTCGGCGAACTGGTGGAGGTCGTGCCCGGCATGCTGGCCACGCAGCACAGCGGCACCGGCAAGGCCAACCAGTATTTCCTGCGCGGTTTCAACCTGGACCACGGCACCGACTTCGCCACCTGGGTCGACGGCGTGCCGATGAACCTGCCGACCAACGCCCACGGCCAGGGCTACATGGACCTCAACAGCATCATCCCGGAGCTGGTGGACCGGGTGGAGTACGGCAAGGGACCGTACTACGCGGAAATGGGCGACTTCTCCGCGGCCGGCTACGCCTACATGCATACCAAGCACCGGCTGCCGCAAGGCTTCGTCAACTTCACCGGCGGCGAGTACAACTACTACCGCACGGTCGCGGCCAATTCCAACGAGCTGGGTCCGGGCGATCTGCTCTACGCCGCTTCGGTGAACTTCTATGACGGCCCCTGGCAGCGGCCGATGGACCTGAACCAATTCAACGGCATGCTGCGCTACACCATCGACAAACAGGACTGGGGCCTTTCGGTGATCGCCAAGGGCTACAACTCGCGCTGGTACGCCACCAACCAGATTCCCGAAGCGCTGGTGCTGGCGAATCAGCTCGACCTCTACGGCACCATGAACCGCAGCGACGGCGGCAATACCAACCGCTACAGCCTGTCCACCAATCTCTGGAGCCGGGGCGAATCCTCCAAGAGCGAAGTCAACCTGTACGCCGCCTACTACGATCTCGACCTGTATTCGGACTTCACCTATTTTCTGGAGCATCCGCAACAGGGCGACCAGATCCTGCAGGGCGAACACCGCGTGTATTACGGCGGCACGGCGTCTCAGACCTGGTTCAACAAGCTGTTCGACACCCCCATGGAAAACAGCCTGGGTCTGCAGATCCGCCATGACCAGATCGGCGGGCTGGAACTGGCCAATACCCAGTGGCGCGAGGTGTTCAACATCGTCAGCCGCAACAACGTGTCCGAAACCAGCATCGGCATGTACTTCAAGAACGAAACCTTCTGGATGGAGAAGTTCAAGACCATCGCCGGCCTGCGCAACGACATCTTCGTCTTCAACGTGGACAGCCAACTGACGCCCCTGAATTCCGGCAACCGCAATTCCAGCATGGTCAGCCCCAAGCTCAGCATGGTGTTCGGCCCCTGGGTGGACACCGAGTTCTTCGTCAACATGGGTTACGGCTTCCATTCCAACGATGCCCGCGGGGCGGTCGAAAGCGTGAACCCGACCAATGGCGATCCGGTTCATGCCGTGACCCCGATGGTCCGCTCCAAGGGCGCTGAAATCGGGGCGCGCAGCCAGTACATTCCGGGGCTCAACAGCACGCTGGCGTTCTGGTTCCTGCACACCGCCTCGGAACTCGTGTTCACGGGCGATGCCGGCACCACCGAACCGACCGGCCCCGGCAACCGCTATGGCGTGGAATGGGCCAACTATTACCAGGCCACCGACTGGCTGACCCTGGACGCCGATCTGGCCTTCACCAAGTCGTACTACACCGATCTGCCCAGCGGAGACAACAGCATCCCCAACTCGGTCGGCAACGTCATCACCAGCGGCGCCACGGTGCAAATGCCCTACGGCTTCTGGTCGACCCTAAGGCTGCGCCACTTCAGCAACGTGCCGCTCAACGAGGCGGGAACGGTGTTTCTGGGTGACACCACCCTGGTCAACTTCGGCCTGGGCTGGCAGGAAGAGAACATCAAGCTGACGCTGGACCTGTTCAACATCTTCGATTCCAGGGCCAACGACATCGCCTACTACTACCAGTACCGCCTGCAGAACCAGCCGCCGGAAGGCGTGGAAGGCAAGCTCATCCATCCGGTGGAGCCCCGGATGCTGCGCGGGAGCATCACCATCAGCTTCTAA
- a CDS encoding DUF3147 family protein, giving the protein MLYYAVKLAVSVLALVAITEIAKRSTVFAALVASLPLTSLLAFIWLHCDGAPPGQIADLSFRIFWLVLPSLVLFLLLPLLLKHGLGFWISLAISSTMTALAYITLMALLPLIGIRL; this is encoded by the coding sequence ATGCTGTATTACGCGGTCAAGCTGGCGGTATCGGTCTTGGCCTTGGTGGCGATAACCGAAATCGCAAAACGCAGCACCGTTTTCGCGGCCCTGGTCGCATCGCTTCCCCTGACTTCCCTCCTCGCCTTCATCTGGCTGCACTGCGACGGCGCGCCACCCGGACAAATCGCCGACCTTTCATTCCGTATTTTCTGGCTGGTGCTGCCCTCGCTTGTCTTATTCCTTCTTCTGCCTCTGCTGCTGAAACACGGTCTCGGTTTCTGGATCAGCCTGGCCATTTCTTCGACGATGACGGCGCTGGCCTATATCACGCTGATGGCTCTGTTACCTTTGATCGGCATCCGACTCTGA
- a CDS encoding aspartate carbamoyltransferase → MSRYLPVRTALALALGLGTVMSAPAEEASAQRLDEVAKRGARVMPFDLDKTTHIFSKTAQGGIQQVVAKKEADAEQIRLIRNHLAEIAGKFAHGDFAAPARIHGEDMPGLAELRRAAPGSLRVKYGVLARGAQIEYSADDPALVDAIHRWFDAQLSDHARHATEGHGGHHPH, encoded by the coding sequence GTGAGCCGCTACTTGCCTGTCCGGACGGCTTTGGCCTTGGCGCTCGGGCTGGGGACGGTGATGTCAGCGCCGGCGGAGGAGGCGAGCGCGCAGCGACTGGATGAGGTGGCGAAGCGAGGGGCACGGGTCATGCCCTTCGATCTGGACAAGACCACTCACATCTTCAGCAAGACGGCGCAAGGCGGCATCCAGCAGGTCGTGGCGAAGAAAGAGGCGGACGCCGAGCAGATTCGCCTGATCCGCAACCATCTCGCCGAGATCGCCGGCAAATTCGCCCACGGCGATTTTGCCGCGCCGGCACGCATACATGGCGAAGACATGCCGGGCCTGGCCGAGCTGAGGCGGGCGGCGCCCGGAAGCCTCAGGGTGAAATACGGCGTGCTGGCGCGGGGTGCCCAGATCGAATATTCGGCGGACGATCCCGCGCTGGTCGATGCGATCCATCGCTGGTTCGACGCCCAGCTGAGCGACCACGCCAGGCATGCGACCGAGGGGCACGGCGGACATCACCCGCATTGA
- a CDS encoding ABC transporter ATP-binding protein yields the protein MIEIENLSFRYPGSRFGVALPALRIERGGRVAIIGPSGAGKTTLLKLIAGILSPDEGTIRVDGVTVSALDDGARRNFRISRVGFVFQELELLDYLSVFDNIVHPYRINRVLKLDQGVRDRARELAEQTGLADKLAALPRELSQGERQRAAVCRALLAEPGLVLADEATGNLDPANKLRVIELLIRAAERKRSTLLAVTHDHELLPLFDRVIDIRQPQGPEAE from the coding sequence ATGATCGAAATCGAAAACCTGAGCTTCCGCTATCCCGGCAGCCGCTTTGGCGTCGCCTTGCCCGCCTTGCGCATCGAACGCGGCGGCAGGGTCGCCATCATCGGCCCCAGCGGGGCGGGGAAAACCACCCTGCTGAAACTCATCGCCGGCATTCTGTCCCCCGATGAGGGAACCATCCGCGTCGATGGCGTCACCGTCAGCGCACTGGACGATGGCGCGCGGCGGAATTTCCGGATTTCCCGCGTCGGCTTCGTGTTCCAGGAACTCGAGTTGCTCGACTACCTCAGCGTGTTCGACAACATCGTGCACCCCTACCGGATCAACCGGGTGCTGAAGCTGGACCAGGGGGTGCGGGACAGGGCCCGCGAACTGGCGGAACAAACCGGCCTGGCGGACAAGCTCGCCGCGCTACCGCGGGAGCTGTCCCAGGGCGAGCGGCAAAGAGCGGCGGTCTGCCGCGCCCTGCTGGCCGAGCCGGGTCTGGTGCTGGCCGACGAGGCGACCGGGAACCTCGATCCGGCCAACAAGCTCAGGGTCATCGAACTGCTGATCCGAGCCGCGGAGCGCAAGCGGTCCACCCTGCTGGCCGTCACCCACGACCACGAACTGCTGCCGCTGTTCGACCGCGTCATCGACATCCGCCAACCCCAGGGCCCAGAAGCAGAATGA
- a CDS encoding metal ABC transporter substrate-binding protein — MPTFRILSLVIALVAAASAGGASAIGEHKLEIVASNYPLAYFAERLAGPWATVILPAPADVDPAYWRPDAKAVGAMQKADLILLNGADYEKWRAHVALPRLKTVDTSAGFRDRFIRIENAVVHSHGPAGQHSHEGIAYTTWLDFDQAAQQAEAVAKALIAKRPELKTAVLDALRSLQADLSGLDGEIKRIAAVKPNLPLMASHPVYQYLARRYGLNLKSVHWEPGEMPPEKEWTELDKTLAGHPAKTMLWEARPAAAIADKLGAKGVASAVFDPCANRPEAGDFLVIMKQNVENLRTSFQR; from the coding sequence ATGCCGACATTCCGCATCCTTTCCCTCGTCATCGCCCTGGTCGCCGCCGCTTCCGCCGGGGGCGCGAGCGCCATCGGCGAGCACAAGCTCGAGATCGTCGCCTCGAACTATCCCCTGGCCTACTTCGCCGAACGGCTCGCAGGCCCTTGGGCCACGGTCATCCTCCCGGCGCCGGCGGACGTCGATCCGGCCTACTGGCGGCCGGATGCGAAAGCGGTCGGCGCCATGCAGAAGGCCGACCTGATTCTTCTCAACGGCGCGGACTACGAAAAATGGCGGGCGCACGTCGCCCTGCCCCGCCTGAAAACGGTGGACACTTCGGCCGGCTTCCGCGACCGCTTCATCCGCATCGAGAACGCGGTGGTGCACAGCCACGGGCCGGCCGGCCAGCATTCGCACGAAGGCATCGCCTACACCACCTGGCTGGATTTCGACCAAGCGGCGCAACAGGCCGAAGCGGTGGCAAAAGCGCTGATCGCCAAACGGCCCGAACTCAAGACGGCCGTCCTCGACGCCCTGCGGTCACTGCAGGCGGACCTGTCGGGCCTGGACGGTGAAATCAAGCGGATTGCCGCCGTCAAACCAAACCTGCCCCTGATGGCATCCCATCCGGTTTACCAGTACCTCGCCCGCCGCTACGGCCTGAATCTGAAAAGCGTCCACTGGGAGCCCGGCGAAATGCCGCCGGAAAAGGAATGGACCGAGCTGGACAAGACCCTGGCCGGCCACCCGGCGAAGACCATGCTGTGGGAAGCCCGGCCGGCCGCCGCGATCGCGGACAAGCTGGGCGCCAAAGGTGTCGCGAGCGCGGTTTTCGATCCTTGCGCCAACCGGCCGGAAGCCGGGGATTTTCTTGTCATCATGAAACAGAACGTCGAGAATCTGAGGACGTCCTTCCAGCGCTGA
- a CDS encoding ABC transporter permease, with translation MRHDFYLAWRYLRHHRTRTLILVLCLSLIAALPLGLHRVLDAGEYWMTRRAEATPLLVGARGSAVDLTLGALYFSEAGVPSIRMQEADRIAATGWADPLPIYARYRVQGQPLIGVTLDYFDFRGLVPAQGELPAILGDCVLGADVAERLGLGPGDTLASSSGNAFDLAGTYPLKLHVTGVLAKAHSPDDHAVFVDLQTAWIIEGLGHGHAETQAAPTQPDSPFGAATVRRADAGLLTYTEITPENLGSFHFHGDPATYPISAVIALPHDARSATLLRGRYLDDKSATEMIRPLDVTRGLLENIFRVGALFDGILLLVVAIAFLLVALVFALSLRLRQREIETIYLLGCARLAVMRLLFAEILLIALLAGAVCAAVLYTAAPHASDLARHFILS, from the coding sequence ATGAGGCACGATTTCTATCTGGCCTGGCGCTATCTGCGCCACCACCGGACGCGGACGCTGATCCTGGTGCTGTGCCTGAGCCTGATCGCCGCGCTCCCGCTGGGCCTGCACCGGGTCCTGGACGCGGGCGAATACTGGATGACCCGCCGGGCCGAAGCCACGCCGCTCTTGGTCGGCGCCCGCGGCAGCGCGGTGGACCTCACGCTCGGCGCGCTGTATTTCAGCGAGGCCGGCGTGCCGTCCATCCGCATGCAGGAGGCCGACCGCATCGCCGCCACCGGCTGGGCCGACCCGCTGCCCATCTACGCCCGCTACCGGGTGCAGGGCCAGCCGTTGATCGGCGTCACCCTGGACTATTTCGACTTCCGGGGACTCGTTCCGGCGCAGGGCGAATTGCCCGCGATCCTCGGGGACTGCGTCCTCGGTGCCGACGTCGCCGAGCGCCTCGGGCTCGGACCGGGCGACACCCTGGCGTCTTCCTCGGGAAACGCATTCGATCTCGCCGGCACCTATCCGCTCAAGCTTCACGTCACCGGCGTGCTGGCCAAGGCGCATTCGCCGGACGACCACGCCGTCTTCGTCGATCTCCAGACCGCCTGGATCATCGAAGGCCTGGGCCATGGCCATGCGGAAACCCAAGCGGCCCCCACCCAGCCCGATTCGCCTTTCGGCGCCGCGACCGTCCGCCGCGCCGATGCCGGGCTCCTCACCTATACCGAAATCACCCCCGAGAACCTGGGTTCGTTCCATTTCCACGGCGACCCGGCCACCTACCCGATCAGCGCCGTGATTGCCCTGCCGCACGACGCCCGCTCCGCGACCCTGCTGCGCGGGCGCTACCTGGACGACAAGTCGGCGACCGAAATGATCCGTCCGCTGGATGTGACCCGCGGCCTGCTGGAGAACATCTTCCGGGTCGGTGCACTGTTCGACGGCATCCTGCTGCTGGTCGTCGCCATCGCTTTCCTGCTCGTCGCCCTGGTGTTCGCACTTTCGCTGCGCCTTCGGCAACGGGAAATCGAAACGATCTACCTGCTCGGCTGCGCCCGGCTTGCCGTGATGCGCCTGCTGTTCGCGGAGATCCTGCTCATCGCCCTGCTCGCAGGCGCGGTTTGCGCCGCCGTGCTGTACACGGCCGCGCCCCATGCTTCCGATCTTGCACGCCATTTCATCCTGAGTTGA
- a CDS encoding copper resistance CopC family protein, whose translation MRKPTPSLAMIVAGLALAGAAAANASEDGALAAANPFLARTVDTPVHLAHAILVKAIPERDATITDVPEEVLLTFNEGVGNDFLALAVVDGEGKRVDNHDAKLDFTDRSKLRTSISKLSPGRYMVRYRVLSADGHVVSGKYFFQVQTP comes from the coding sequence ATGAGAAAACCCACCCCATCCCTAGCCATGATCGTCGCCGGCTTGGCCTTGGCCGGCGCGGCAGCCGCGAACGCTTCGGAAGACGGCGCGCTGGCCGCCGCCAATCCTTTCCTTGCCCGGACGGTCGACACGCCCGTCCATCTGGCCCACGCCATCCTGGTCAAGGCGATACCGGAGCGGGACGCCACCATCACCGACGTGCCGGAGGAGGTCCTTTTGACCTTCAACGAAGGCGTGGGCAACGACTTCCTGGCCCTGGCCGTGGTCGACGGCGAAGGCAAGCGGGTCGACAACCACGACGCCAAGCTCGATTTCACCGACCGCTCCAAGCTGCGGACCTCGATTTCCAAGCTCTCCCCCGGCCGCTACATGGTGCGCTACCGGGTGCTCTCCGCCGACGGCCATGTGGTCAGCGGCAAATATTTCTTCCAAGTCCAGACCCCCTGA